A stretch of Paludisphaera borealis DNA encodes these proteins:
- a CDS encoding LpxI family protein, translated as MSPLQQTIADRRRSTRPGSLAPSTPTIGLLAGSGRFPILFAEAARRQGLAVACVGIQYEASDELRELCTSFDIVSVARMGRMIRTFRRRGAKQIVMAGKVTKNVIYTPWRVVQLWPDLRTIQWWHRRSRADNRDDSLLLSVIAEFERDGMTFASALDYCPELLVKDGILTRRGPSDAERKDIEFGWLMAKEMGRLDVGQSVAVKEKATLAIEAIEGTDRCIERAGQLCRAGGWTLVKVAKPQQDMRFDVPTIGTTTIENLHKAGARVLAIEAGRTIVIDQPEVVALAERYGIAIIAVEDGFAA; from the coding sequence GTGTCGCCGCTCCAGCAAACGATCGCCGACAGGAGGAGAAGCACCCGGCCGGGGAGCCTCGCGCCCAGCACGCCGACGATCGGCCTGCTGGCCGGCAGCGGCCGGTTTCCGATCCTCTTCGCCGAGGCCGCGCGACGGCAGGGGCTGGCCGTGGCCTGCGTCGGCATCCAGTACGAGGCGTCCGACGAGCTGAGGGAGCTGTGCACGTCCTTCGACATCGTCAGCGTCGCTCGGATGGGGCGGATGATCCGCACCTTCCGCCGCCGCGGCGCGAAGCAAATCGTGATGGCGGGCAAGGTTACGAAGAACGTTATCTACACCCCCTGGCGCGTCGTCCAGCTCTGGCCCGACCTCCGGACGATCCAGTGGTGGCACCGCCGCAGCCGGGCCGACAACCGCGACGACTCGCTCTTGCTGTCCGTGATCGCCGAGTTCGAGCGAGACGGGATGACGTTCGCCTCGGCCCTCGACTATTGCCCGGAGCTGCTCGTGAAAGACGGAATCCTCACCCGCCGCGGCCCGTCGGACGCGGAGCGCAAGGACATCGAGTTCGGCTGGCTCATGGCCAAGGAGATGGGCCGGCTCGACGTCGGTCAGTCGGTCGCGGTCAAGGAGAAGGCCACCCTGGCGATCGAGGCCATCGAGGGGACCGACCGCTGCATCGAACGCGCAGGGCAGCTTTGCCGGGCCGGCGGCTGGACGCTTGTCAAGGTCGCCAAGCCGCAGCAAGACATGCGGTTCGACGTCCCTACAATCGGCACGACGACCATCGAAAACCTCCACAAAGCCGGCGCTCGGGTCCTGGCCATTGAGGCCGGCCGGACGATCGTCATCGACCAGCCCGAAGTCGTCGCCCTCGCCGAACGCTACGGCATCGCGATCATCGCCGTCGAGGACGGCTTCGCCGCCTGA